A window of the Salvelinus fontinalis isolate EN_2023a chromosome 26, ASM2944872v1, whole genome shotgun sequence genome harbors these coding sequences:
- the LOC129824208 gene encoding angiopoietin-related protein 1-like produces the protein MGPRAWCLFVLLGLSVWGSSEGLRSPNLTRRRRYLEDKGEPPKKCSYTFLVPEQKITGPICTSRGLHTDKDRVTRVDVAAVRDLLSKQRREMDTLKLVVNIDGNMVNEMKLLRKESRNMNSRVTQLYMQLLHEIIRKRDNSLELAQLEGRILNATAESLRLAARYRDLEVRYAALSAVVNSQSVLVGALEERCLQVYGRRQEQSPQGPPLVQVVPENIPVSIPRFTNEIQRDHGRAFPRDRGSQAGPAPTGSTLELQKVPQGNFSAEGPFRDCLQAQEAGHGTSGMYLLKPGEAERPMQAWCEQDLDNGGWTVIQSRRDGSVNFFRNWDAYKNGFGNIDGEYWLGLLGIYNLGKQGDYRLLVELEDWVGKKVYADYSSFHLEHENEGYRLRLGTYQGNAGDSLSSHNGKQFTTLDRDKDAFSGNCAHFLKGGWWYNSCGQANLNGVWYTGGVYRSKFQDGIFWADYGGGFYSMKGVRMMIRPID, from the exons ATGGGGCCCAGAGCTTGGTGCCTGTTTGTCCTGCTTGGGCTGTCCGTCTGGGGCAGCAGTGAGGGCCTCAGATCCCCCAACCTGACCCGGAGACGGAGGTACCTGGAGGACAAAGGCGAACCACCCAAAAAGTGCTCGTATACCTTCCTGGTCCCTGAGCAGAAGATCACAGGGCCAATCTGCACCAGCCGGGGCCTACACACGGACAAGGACCGCGTGACCCGCGTGGATGTAGCGGCGGTGAGGGATCTGCTCTCCAAACAGAGACGGGAGATGGATACCCTGAAGCTGGTGGTGAACATTGATGGGAACATGGTGAACGAGATGAAGTTGCTGAGGAAGGAGAGCAGGAACATGAACTCCAGGGTGACCCAGCTCTACATGCAGCTGCTGCACGAGATCATCAGAAAGAGAGACAACTCTCTGGAGCTGGCTCAGCTGGAGGGACGCATTCTGAACGCCACAGCAGAGTCCCTACGTCTGGCCGCCCGCTACCGTGACCTAGAGGTCCGATACGCTGCGCTCTCCGCCGTGGTCAACAGCCAGTCAGTTCTGGTTGGTGCCCTGGAAGAGCGCTGTCTGCAGGTGTACGGCCGGCGGCAGGAGCAGTCTCCTCAGGGCCCACCACTGGTGCAGGTGGTGCCAGAGAACATACCGGTTAGCATCCCGAGATTTACCAACGAGATCCAGAGGGACCACGGCCGGGCATTTCCCAGAGACAGGGGCTCCCAAGCAGGGCCAGCACCCACAGGAAGCACCCTGGAGCTCCAGAAGGTTCCGCAGGGCAACTTCAGTGCAGAGG gTCCTTTCAGGGACTGTCTCCAGGCCCAGGAGGCTGGCCATGGCACCAGCGGTATGTACCTGCTGAAACCTGGCGAAGCGGAGAGGCCCATGCAGGCGTGGTGTGAGCAGGACCTGGACAACGGAGGCTGGACCGTCATCCAGAGCAGGAGGGATGGCTCTGTCAACTTTTTCAGGAACTGGGACGCTTACAAG AATGGATTCGGCAACATAGATGGGGAGTACTGGCTGGGGCTGCTGGGGATCTACAATTTAGGGAAGCAGGGAGACTACAGACTTCTAGTGGAGCTGGAGGACTGGGTGGGGAAGAAGGTGTATGCTGATTACAGCAGCTTCCACCTGGAGCATGAGAACGAGGGCTACCGCCTGAGGCTGGGCACCTACCAGGGAAACGCTGGCGACTCACTCAGCAGCCACAACGGCAAGCAGTTCACCACACTGGACCGAGACAAGGATGCCTTCTCAG GTAACTGTGCACACTTCCTTAAGGGAGGCTGGTGGTACAACTCCTGTGGCCAGGCCAATCTGAATGGTGTTTGGTACACCGGCGGGGTCTATCGCAGCAAGTTCCAGGACGGAATTTTCTGGGCAGACTACGGCGGAGGATTCTACTCTATGAAGGGAGTCCGCATGATGATTAGACCTATAGACTGA